The following are from one region of the Ruficoccus sp. ZRK36 genome:
- a CDS encoding protein kinase, which translates to MTNSSSDFSAFISHASSDAKDALKLVEALEKRGLSCWVAPRNIRPGKEYAEEIIHGLRQSHTLILMLSEAANESPFVRREVERAVHHRKPIFPVRLQSVSPAQSLELFISSTHWVDLSPDSLDAIADKLARELQSVMFPTQAPSGSTTSPPSVTPRDLPTLKGGRSDEVPRTFGKYRLTRLIAESMALVYEAEQQEPKRKVALKIPRGGILLTQESRQRFLREVALTAGIDHGGIVPVLEAGEVEGTPFYTMPLINGVRLDQYIEQEHLNVAQIIRLFISLCEVVGVLHKNNLVHRDLKPANILVDEHHHVRLLDFGLAKVGRTVSDLSMAPSVMGSLEYMAPEQAGAKTAAIGTQADVYAIGVLMYIALTGKRPIQASEQISDMLKRILEAPPPPPRAVNPNIPASLESVILRCLSKRPEDRPVDAIALGQGLTELLAANDTPPPHKRKPLYAFAALVTLGLATIACLLWLIPGENRPSTQAAVTTEAVPVSTTQELETHVRQPTRSQTTPPGGNDSSPAIQAVPQILWDDYAILKEQLRDNFARRNQAAVMIYLPETYEDKLTVNIRQTDRESSRTLAPGDVMEAYVDGRKTVSLTLGLQNRSYSPIAGEVIFIQP; encoded by the coding sequence ATGACAAACTCTTCATCGGATTTCTCGGCCTTCATCTCCCACGCTTCCAGCGATGCCAAAGATGCGCTCAAGCTGGTCGAAGCTCTGGAGAAACGCGGACTATCCTGCTGGGTGGCCCCACGCAACATCCGCCCCGGTAAAGAGTATGCTGAGGAGATCATTCACGGCCTGCGACAGAGCCATACCCTAATCCTGATGCTCTCAGAAGCCGCCAATGAGTCACCCTTCGTCAGACGCGAGGTCGAGCGGGCCGTGCACCACCGCAAACCGATTTTCCCCGTCAGATTGCAGAGCGTTTCCCCCGCCCAGTCACTCGAGCTTTTCATTTCATCAACACACTGGGTAGACCTTTCACCCGACTCACTTGATGCAATCGCTGACAAACTGGCCCGGGAACTTCAGAGCGTCATGTTCCCCACGCAAGCCCCTTCCGGAAGTACCACATCCCCCCCATCCGTAACACCAAGAGATTTGCCAACACTCAAAGGCGGCCGCAGTGACGAAGTGCCCAGAACCTTCGGTAAATATCGACTGACACGCCTGATCGCGGAAAGTATGGCACTGGTTTATGAGGCCGAGCAGCAGGAGCCCAAGCGGAAAGTCGCTCTTAAGATCCCACGCGGGGGTATTCTTCTGACACAGGAGTCGCGCCAACGCTTTCTGCGTGAGGTCGCCCTCACGGCGGGCATCGACCATGGCGGCATCGTCCCGGTCCTTGAGGCCGGCGAGGTTGAAGGCACCCCCTTTTACACCATGCCTTTGATCAACGGTGTCCGGCTCGACCAGTATATTGAGCAAGAGCATCTCAATGTCGCTCAAATAATACGACTGTTTATATCGTTATGCGAAGTCGTTGGTGTCCTGCATAAAAACAATCTCGTCCACCGGGACCTCAAGCCGGCTAACATCCTTGTCGACGAACACCACCATGTACGCCTGCTGGACTTCGGATTGGCCAAGGTCGGGCGTACGGTTTCAGACCTTTCAATGGCTCCTTCAGTCATGGGCTCCCTCGAATACATGGCTCCCGAGCAGGCCGGGGCCAAGACTGCCGCAATCGGAACCCAGGCAGACGTTTACGCCATCGGAGTTCTTATGTACATTGCCTTGACTGGTAAAAGACCAATTCAGGCCTCCGAGCAAATATCCGACATGCTCAAGCGAATACTGGAGGCCCCTCCGCCGCCTCCCCGCGCAGTCAATCCCAATATTCCAGCCAGCCTGGAGTCGGTCATCCTACGTTGCCTAAGCAAGCGGCCCGAAGACCGCCCGGTAGACGCTATTGCGCTCGGACAAGGGCTTACAGAGCTACTTGCAGCCAATGACACGCCTCCACCCCACAAAAGGAAGCCCCTTTACGCGTTTGCAGCGCTGGTAACCCTCGGGCTCGCAACGATAGCCTGTCTGCTGTGGCTGATCCCCGGGGAGAATCGCCCCTCGACCCAGGCAGCGGTCACGACTGAGGCCGTGCCGGTCAGCACCACGCAAGAATTGGAAACCCATGTGAGGCAGCCAACCCGCTCGCAAACCACTCCCCCTGGCGGCAACGATTCATCACCTGCCATTCAAGCCGTACCACAAATCCTATGGGACGATTACGCGATATTGAAGGAGCAGCTACGTGATAACTTCGCGCGCAGGAATCAGGCGGCAGTAATGATTTATCTCCCCGAGACGTACGAAGATAAACTCACGGTCAATATCCGCCAGACTGACCGAGAAAGCTCCCGCACACTTGCTCCCGGGGATGTCATGGAAGCCTACGTAGACGGGAGAAAAACGGTCAGCCTCACTCTTGGACTTCAAAACCGCTCCTATAGCCCTATTGCTGGCGAGGTCATTTTCATTCAACCGTAA
- a CDS encoding patatin-like phospholipase family protein gives MSGQIKRILTLDGGGILGLFSLQILGEIERIFRQHRQKNDLVLGEVYDFIGGTSTGAIIAAGLSWGLSVAELKKLYLDYGQRMFSRERFHLRWKSKYRAEHLASMFREIFHEDGQPALLSSQKLKTLLLVVMRNATTGSPWPVCNNPQARFNDPSLPDCNLNIPIWKLLRASTAAPTFFPPEEIMLGTSRYVFVDGGITPYNNPSLISVLMATLPEYRINWPCGVKQLHVTSVGVGGVKSKMRKQIAKSIHLGDQFSFMIPALIDSVKLEQDMLCRVLGKCLHGTELDLELGTLSGAGILPEEEKKFSYVRYDSPLDDHICKTGASPDLRISLDNLELMPLLQEAGLSYAKETVDPTHLLLED, from the coding sequence ATGAGTGGACAGATAAAACGGATACTTACACTTGACGGAGGAGGTATCCTGGGCCTTTTCTCCCTGCAAATACTCGGCGAGATTGAACGCATCTTCCGACAACACCGCCAGAAAAACGACCTCGTTCTGGGAGAAGTTTATGATTTTATCGGTGGCACCAGTACCGGGGCCATTATTGCCGCGGGCCTGTCTTGGGGCCTGAGCGTGGCCGAGCTTAAGAAGCTGTACCTCGACTACGGGCAAAGAATGTTCTCCCGGGAACGCTTTCACCTGCGATGGAAATCCAAATACCGCGCCGAACACCTGGCCAGCATGTTCCGGGAGATTTTCCATGAGGACGGCCAACCCGCCCTCCTGAGCAGCCAGAAACTCAAGACCCTACTTCTGGTCGTCATGCGCAACGCCACCACTGGCTCGCCCTGGCCGGTGTGCAACAACCCCCAAGCTCGCTTTAACGATCCATCGCTCCCGGACTGCAACCTCAACATCCCCATCTGGAAGCTCCTACGCGCCAGCACGGCGGCTCCTACATTTTTCCCGCCGGAGGAAATCATGCTGGGCACGTCCCGCTATGTTTTCGTGGACGGCGGCATCACGCCCTACAACAACCCGTCGCTCATCAGCGTACTGATGGCGACACTTCCGGAGTACCGGATCAATTGGCCTTGTGGCGTAAAACAGCTCCACGTCACCTCAGTCGGCGTCGGGGGAGTAAAATCAAAGATGCGTAAGCAAATCGCCAAATCCATTCACCTCGGCGACCAGTTCAGCTTCATGATCCCCGCCCTGATCGATTCGGTCAAACTTGAGCAGGACATGCTCTGCCGTGTGCTCGGCAAGTGCCTTCACGGAACCGAACTTGATCTGGAGCTCGGAACGCTCTCAGGAGCCGGCATTCTCCCCGAGGAGGAGAAAAAGTTCAGCTACGTCCGCTATGACAGCCCGCTCGACGACCACATCTGCAAGACAGGCGCTTCGCCCGACCTCCGCATCAGCCTCGACAACCTTGAACTGATGCCACTGCTCCAGGAAGCAGGTCTTAGCTATGCCAAGGAGACTGTCGATCCCACCCACTTATTGCTCGAAGACTGA
- a CDS encoding serine protease, with protein sequence MKNPAFPNLKHLLAPVLLAGLLCSVHMAEAKTIRDIAVTVESSEDEAIREGAATALDSYLDEMNLDASKQQKARILSLFRPYFEKRTIVREVDKDDVRVLYIDYTFNDHEMESYLGKAQLEKLLDAQREPQVAFAMVPRAPQGTKLDKADKQYFTEVLNSDMKAIFAEHRINVVTPDWLFKEMGALSGDPDHLTAFQENVRALARFDPEIDYLVVGTATLDTSKKGGQINVQISINGDVISAYESTGRLTALKTENAAVRGDQMRPTMGAAASTVAEILAKQSIGNLIRDWNTSYEKGQLMTIHLYHDSQEFQDFMLDALEAHGRILDETALREDLLVVRYRTKELTDIRHRKLRRAFDQWVKSDSYHDHAPEFLAETTLNKSIIAPDSPEYRDVMNAIIENRPQDLIDLASLPTVLVEQKVSDQPVSTDPSTALAMVARRYEQCVGLVYAESEKGATTGTAWAVGPHMLGTNAHVAKPVIESLKKGLECCVIMNDDQNTVLKIIAASYHPNYSDNNSIYDVGILVVDHTFDTYFQLADEDKLLSLELGTPIALLGFPYGSRITDLRHPQPVMQDGIIINMSDWQGRRADSQHRLSIRHNIATAGGASGSPIFTGDGAVIGVHNAGLKDSKGRINYGQRVDILQQLIGEYNQDQ encoded by the coding sequence ATGAAAAATCCTGCATTCCCCAATCTGAAACATCTGCTCGCTCCCGTTCTGCTGGCCGGACTGCTCTGCTCCGTCCACATGGCTGAGGCAAAAACGATACGCGATATCGCTGTCACAGTCGAAAGCTCCGAAGACGAGGCCATACGCGAGGGTGCCGCCACCGCGCTTGATTCCTACCTCGACGAGATGAACCTCGACGCAAGCAAGCAGCAGAAGGCGAGAATCCTCAGCCTATTCAGGCCATATTTCGAGAAACGAACCATCGTGCGCGAAGTGGACAAAGACGACGTACGCGTGCTCTACATTGACTACACTTTTAACGACCATGAGATGGAGAGCTACCTGGGAAAGGCACAGTTGGAAAAACTCCTCGACGCCCAGCGTGAGCCACAGGTGGCGTTTGCGATGGTCCCCCGTGCCCCCCAGGGCACCAAGCTCGACAAGGCGGACAAGCAGTACTTTACCGAGGTCCTTAACTCAGACATGAAGGCGATCTTCGCCGAACACCGGATCAACGTCGTCACGCCCGATTGGCTGTTTAAGGAAATGGGCGCCCTCTCCGGCGACCCCGATCACCTCACCGCCTTTCAGGAAAATGTACGCGCACTGGCCCGTTTCGACCCTGAAATTGATTATCTCGTGGTCGGCACAGCCACCCTCGACACATCTAAAAAGGGCGGCCAGATCAATGTGCAGATAAGCATCAACGGCGATGTCATCTCAGCCTACGAAAGCACCGGCCGCCTCACCGCCCTGAAAACCGAGAACGCCGCTGTCCGCGGGGATCAAATGCGCCCTACGATGGGAGCCGCCGCCAGTACTGTGGCGGAAATTTTGGCCAAACAGTCCATTGGCAACCTGATCCGCGACTGGAACACCAGCTATGAAAAAGGCCAGTTGATGACAATTCATCTGTACCATGATTCCCAGGAGTTTCAGGACTTCATGCTCGACGCACTCGAAGCCCACGGCCGCATTCTCGATGAGACGGCGCTCCGCGAAGATCTTCTTGTCGTCCGCTACCGGACCAAAGAACTGACCGACATCCGCCACCGCAAGCTTCGCCGCGCCTTCGACCAATGGGTAAAGTCGGACTCTTACCACGACCACGCCCCTGAATTCCTGGCTGAGACTACGCTGAACAAATCCATTATCGCGCCCGACTCCCCCGAGTACCGGGATGTCATGAATGCCATCATTGAAAACCGTCCGCAGGACCTCATCGACCTGGCAAGCCTGCCCACCGTCCTGGTCGAGCAAAAGGTATCCGATCAGCCTGTGAGCACGGACCCGTCGACTGCGTTGGCGATGGTTGCCCGCCGCTACGAGCAGTGTGTCGGCCTCGTTTACGCCGAATCCGAAAAAGGAGCAACGACCGGAACCGCCTGGGCGGTGGGACCGCACATGCTGGGCACCAATGCCCATGTGGCAAAACCCGTCATAGAATCGCTCAAGAAAGGTTTGGAATGTTGCGTCATCATGAATGACGACCAGAATACGGTTTTAAAAATTATCGCTGCCAGCTACCATCCGAACTACAGCGACAATAACAGCATCTATGACGTGGGCATCCTTGTCGTGGATCACACTTTCGACACGTATTTCCAACTCGCTGACGAGGACAAGCTGCTCAGCCTGGAACTCGGAACTCCGATTGCGCTGCTCGGCTTCCCCTACGGATCACGCATCACGGATTTACGTCATCCGCAACCCGTCATGCAAGACGGCATCATCATCAACATGAGCGATTGGCAAGGCAGAAGAGCCGACTCTCAACATCGACTATCCATCCGTCATAATATCGCTACAGCCGGCGGTGCCAGCGGTAGCCCGATCTTCACCGGAGATGGAGCCGTCATTGGTGTCCACAATGCTGGGCTGAAGGATTCCAAAGGGCGGATCAACTATGGCCAACGTGTCGACATACTGCAGCAGCTCATTGGCGAATACAACCAGGACCAATAA
- a CDS encoding biopolymer transporter ExbD, whose protein sequence is MMPGLLHENRRLAGVHPTLVDLAFVLVFLFLILSSLANVHPQSAGREASLPPMELPELDAPVQQGQGISEQLEIVTLGADGSLLLGKEPVSGMDALLNRLSSESTASVELRAAAAVPYGELARLLEKLYQHGIREVSLSYQPRS, encoded by the coding sequence ATGATGCCGGGACTGCTTCACGAAAACCGCCGTCTGGCAGGCGTGCATCCCACGCTCGTGGACCTGGCTTTTGTACTGGTCTTTCTTTTCCTGATCCTCTCCAGCCTGGCCAATGTCCATCCTCAATCAGCGGGCAGGGAAGCCTCCCTGCCACCCATGGAGTTACCGGAGCTGGATGCTCCCGTGCAACAAGGTCAGGGCATCTCCGAACAGTTAGAAATCGTCACACTGGGGGCCGACGGATCCCTGCTCTTGGGTAAGGAACCAGTTTCTGGAATGGACGCGCTTTTGAATCGGCTTTCTTCCGAATCCACCGCTTCCGTAGAACTTCGTGCTGCTGCCGCCGTTCCCTACGGCGAATTGGCCCGGCTGCTGGAAAAGCTGTATCAACACGGCATCCGTGAAGTCTCTCTCTCCTACCAGCCCCGCTCCTAA
- a CDS encoding MotA/TolQ/ExbB proton channel family protein: MAEDTQYPYAAHPIRLAGWWLMLPAGLVLGWVAGHSPLDLEPWAEGILPQTEALVRLCLERLGIAFIGLIPLGLWLFRIIARHTISQQEPTASAVLDLGFISRNGPLLGLLGTVIALAAAGARLAVEVEADGNAAVLGVFPLVSQALLSTIAGIVLAIAADTTLHVFERKASPAKEKS, encoded by the coding sequence ATGGCTGAAGACACACAATATCCTTACGCCGCGCATCCCATCCGACTGGCAGGATGGTGGCTAATGCTTCCGGCGGGACTCGTATTGGGGTGGGTCGCCGGACACTCACCGCTCGACCTGGAGCCATGGGCAGAAGGCATCCTTCCCCAAACGGAAGCTCTTGTTCGCCTCTGCCTGGAGCGATTGGGGATCGCGTTCATCGGGCTGATTCCGCTGGGGCTATGGCTTTTCAGGATCATCGCCCGCCACACGATCAGTCAGCAAGAGCCCACAGCATCAGCCGTCCTTGACCTGGGCTTTATTTCCAGAAATGGCCCACTGCTGGGACTGCTGGGAACGGTTATCGCGCTGGCCGCCGCTGGGGCAAGGCTTGCCGTAGAGGTCGAAGCCGACGGGAACGCAGCCGTCCTGGGTGTGTTTCCGCTGGTAAGCCAAGCCCTGCTCTCAACCATTGCAGGCATCGTCCTGGCCATTGCCGCCGACACGACTCTGCATGTGTTCGAACGTAAAGCCTCACCCGCAAAGGAGAAGTCATGA
- a CDS encoding sigma-70 family RNA polymerase sigma factor yields MEETRTSLLERVRSSDRCAWEDFYRIYWEPIVRYARKLGVKEPDAYDVLQETMVVLMDVLPRFRYDRSKGRFRNFLLTIVHRKCLAAFRRGKRRQETSWEALGEPAEPTPEPVDPNESLWRESLMHEALRRLEGDSRIRPATLAAFREYALEGQSASEVAKKYGLKENALYQIRNRMVSRLSEEVEQLARMADLRE; encoded by the coding sequence ATGGAAGAAACCCGGACATCATTATTGGAACGGGTGCGTTCATCCGACAGATGCGCGTGGGAAGATTTTTACCGCATCTATTGGGAGCCGATTGTGCGCTATGCCAGAAAGCTCGGAGTAAAGGAGCCGGATGCTTACGATGTTCTTCAGGAGACCATGGTCGTGCTGATGGATGTGCTGCCGCGCTTTCGCTATGATCGGTCGAAGGGGCGCTTTCGTAACTTTCTGCTCACGATCGTTCACCGTAAGTGCCTCGCTGCATTCAGACGCGGCAAACGCCGTCAGGAAACCTCGTGGGAAGCGCTGGGTGAGCCCGCCGAGCCCACGCCAGAGCCTGTTGACCCGAACGAAAGCCTGTGGCGCGAGTCACTCATGCACGAGGCATTACGGCGACTGGAGGGAGATTCTCGCATTCGCCCGGCGACTTTGGCTGCTTTTCGCGAATATGCCTTGGAAGGACAGTCCGCGTCTGAGGTCGCAAAAAAATACGGGCTAAAGGAGAACGCGCTCTACCAGATCCGTAACCGAATGGTTAGCCGATTGAGCGAGGAGGTCGAGCAGTTGGCGCGAATGGCGGACCTCAGGGAATGA
- a CDS encoding FHA domain-containing protein: MNKKHKWEPSLDLLAQTMKETPGAPLALFDRLKFASELIAEMNGMMPFAACLAYRGSGRVVNSCGLEKVRTVVGRSESAELCVAGDRRLSRRHFAISRHGQDYTVEELGSTNGTCVNAEALKQPRLLRSGDLIEAGSCVFAFIIASDLEEYAGVTLQNNSSTLMDNSPDPILSDQKLIPDEEG; encoded by the coding sequence ATGAATAAAAAACATAAATGGGAACCTTCACTTGACTTGCTGGCACAGACCATGAAGGAGACGCCGGGTGCACCGTTGGCTTTGTTTGACCGCCTGAAGTTTGCTTCAGAGCTCATCGCCGAAATGAACGGAATGATGCCCTTTGCTGCATGCTTGGCTTATCGTGGGTCCGGCCGAGTGGTTAATTCCTGCGGCCTGGAAAAAGTGCGGACAGTGGTTGGACGATCGGAGTCTGCGGAGTTGTGTGTAGCTGGAGACAGGCGGTTGTCGCGTCGGCATTTTGCGATTTCCCGGCATGGCCAAGACTATACGGTTGAAGAACTCGGTTCGACCAATGGAACCTGCGTCAATGCTGAAGCGCTCAAGCAGCCGCGCCTGCTTCGTTCCGGAGACCTGATAGAGGCTGGCAGTTGTGTCTTTGCTTTTATTATCGCATCGGATTTGGAGGAATATGCGGGAGTCACGCTACAAAATAACTCTTCTACACTGATGGATAATAGTCCTGATCCTATTTTGTCCGATCAGAAATTAATCCCTGATGAGGAGGGCTGA